In one Silene latifolia isolate original U9 population chromosome 10, ASM4854445v1, whole genome shotgun sequence genomic region, the following are encoded:
- the LOC141608772 gene encoding putative FBD-associated F-box protein At5g22720, with protein sequence MNVGKKTAKMQRGSVDRISDLPDFILHDILLILDTKEAGRTSVLSKRWYRAWSSIPVLVFQPRYFKIDACKARNDESEDDKDTLQRFVKFVDGTMLRYSILGFRIRKMYLEVLIVDEQLVNLVDTWIKIAVLNQIEELEIQIHGNIDYVLPEFLFCAKSLKVLKCRRIELPYYEIMELVSLTHLTLEPISVDEDMLQRIISSCPLVELDITHGFLDEVSLPWMRKVDGRVEGCDSGTMQSNLQESPLQKFVFCSNRVYLPWPWKVNAMPLKNLKTVEISCATITDDIVYELTNGLISLEKLVLNSCIRLKYVKISSLSLKDFQIHDSPDFMAELLEVTLDTPNLLEFKYNCKVETSLSLIRVLDRCNAQFSPFMFDIDILTTDWFVELKQFLKDTKLFKSLEMDLWHVDPV encoded by the coding sequence ATGAATGTTGGGAAAAAGACAGCAAAGATGCAAAGGGGTTCAGTTGATAGAATTTCGGACCTTCCGGATTTTATCCTACATGACATTCTCTTAATCCTCGATACCAAAGAGGCGGGTCGCACTAGTGTATTGTCTAAGAGGTGGTATAGAGCTTGGTCTTCCATTCCGGTTCTGGTTTTTCAGCCTCGATACTTTAAGATAGACGCGTGTAAAGCTCGTAATGACGAGAGCGAGGATGATAAAGATACACTTCAACGTTTTGTGAAGTTTGTGGATGGGACCATGCTAAGATATTCCATTCTCGGGTTTAGAATAAGAAAGATGTATCTAGAGGTTCTGATAGTTGATGAACAGCTAGTAAATTTGGTTGATACATGGATAAAGATCGCTGTGCTAAACCAAATCGAGGAATTAGAAATCCAGATTCATGGTAATATTGACTACGTGCTACCTGAGTTTCTGTTTTGTGCAAAATCgctaaaagttttgaaatgtcgTCGCATTGAGCTACCGTATTATGAGATAATGGAGCTTGTCTCTCTTACACATTTAACTTTAGAGCCGATATCTGTAGATGAGGATATGCTTCAAAGAATTATCTCTTCCTGCCCTTTGGTTGAATTAGATATCACACACGGATTCCTTGATGAAGTTTCACTTCCTTGGATGAGAAAAGTTGATGGAAGAGTCGAAGGCTGTGATAGTGGAACAATGCAATCCAACCTCCAAGAATCTCCCCTTCAAAAGTTTGTTTTTTGTAGTAATCGTGTATATTTGCCATGGCCATGGAAAGTGAATGCGATGCCATTGAAAAACTTGAAGACGGTAGAGATTAGTTGTGCGACTATTACAGATGACATTGTTTATGAGCTGACAAATGGGCTTATATCGCTTGAAAAGTTAGTATTGAATTCATGCATACGGCTGAAATACGTTAAGATCTCAAGCCTTTCGTTGAAGGATTTTCAAATTCACGATTCCCCAGACTTCATGGCTGAATTACTAGAGGTTACACTTGACACCCCTAACTTGCTTGAGTTTAAGTACAATTGTAAAGTGGAGACCTCCTTGTCGTTGATCAGAGTGCTAGATCGTTGTAATGCTCAATTCAGTCCATTCATGTTTGATATTGATATTTTAACCACTGATTGGTTTGTTGAGCTAAAACAGTTTCTCAAGGATACAAAGTTATTCAAATCTCTAGAGATGGACTTGTGGCATGTTGATCCGGTATGA
- the LOC141608773 gene encoding putative F-box/LRR-repeat protein At4g15060, whose product MMSDCNNPKHGEFNSTDRLSDLPDFIIHHIISYLYTKEAYRTSVLSKRWNQVFATNPILDFDHYYSSKFPMETLPRLLEYIDTRMQKISKENLRITKFILALPPNDLLLPSKVDEWLEIAVRNQVTEIFLRGPANYKLPSFLFCAKSLRDLDCGKVEIPYYEALELVSLKILLLYDNVVLEERMLFHIISSCPNLKKLVLSFWPGFKNLVIPRHSKLEDLCIDGDVHVDSGKVILETSSLTTFEYNSDGVNDDPWPIIANRGLLRNLRHVLVSGLSITGEDLAKLLPELTSLEKLKFSGCQMPKNTKISNTQLKIICLSKCDNLLNVVIDAPNLKKFKFCGDTNRSLSITIRSQANCNIHIHKYALYFDTYGFFKLKKLLKGLNSCNILKIFLLLGSSKVPATDGDGDEDGEKSGNAGLGPPCDIGELKINLYSYWELSSSPLSAFLNGLFWTCHPRIISLRVESSYRKLAVEPLLNKLVDMDKYLRHPLKRIEVEETTIGFDFLDVQMRLCW is encoded by the exons ATGATGAGCGATTGCAATAACCCAAAACATGGGGAGTTTAATTCTACGGATAGGCTCTCAGATTTACCGGATTTTATCATACATCATATAATTTCTTATTTGTATACGAAAGAGGCTTATAGAACTAGCGTCTTGTCGAAAAGATGGAATCAAGTCTTCGCTACGAATCCAATTCTCGATTTTGATCATTATTATAGCAGTAAGTTTCCTATGGAaacgcttccaagacttttggaATATATAGATACTCGAATGCAAAAAATTTCAAAAGAAAACCTCCGTATAACGAAGTTCATACTTGCACTTCCGCCTAATGATTTACTGTTGCCTTCCAAAGTTGATGAGTGGCTTGAGATAGCCGTGCGTAACCAAGTTACGGAAATTTTCCTTAGAGGTCCGGCTAACTACAAATTACCCAGTTTTCTGTTTTGTGCTAAGTCATTAAGAGATCTTGATTGTGGTAAAGTCGAAATACCCTACTATGAAGCTTTGGAACTTGTGTCTCTCAAGATTTTGCTTTTATATGATAATGTCGTTTTAGAGGAGCGTATGCTATTTCATATTATTAGTTCATGTCCGAACCTGAAAAAATTGGTTCTCTCATTTTGGCCTGGCTTCAAAAATTTGGTGATTCCACGTCATAGTAAACTGGAGGATCTCTGTATTGATGGAGATGTACATGTAGACAGCGGGAAAGTCATTCTCGAGACTTCTAGTCTTACGACTTTCGAGTACAATTCCGATGGCGTGAACGACGACCCTTGGCCGATTATTGCAAATCGGGGTTTATTGAGAAATTTGAGGCATGTGCTTGTAAGTGGTCTTTCTATTACAGGTGAGGATCTTGCTAAACTACTACCGGAACTAACCTCGCTAGAGAAATTGAAGTTTAGTGGCTGTCAGATGCCGAAGAATACCAAAATATCGAATACCCAACTAAAAATAATTTGTTTATCTAAATGCGACAATTTGTTAAATGTTGTGATTGATGCTCCAAATTTGAAGAAATTCAAATTTTGTGGCGACACAAACCGGTCCTTATCTATCACCATTCGTAGTCAAGCCAATTGTAACATCCATATCCACAAGTACGCTTTGTATTTTGACACGTACGGATTTTTCAAATTGAAGAAGCTCTTGAAAGGACTAAATAGTTGcaatattttgaaaatatttttgcTCCTCGGATCATCTAAGGTACCCGCCACTGATGGTGATGGCGATGAAGATGGTGAAAAAAGCGGAAATGCTGGACTTGGACCCCCTTGTGATATCGGAGAGCTGAAGATTAACCTGTACTCATATTGGGAACTATCAAGCTCGCCGCTTTCAGCCTTTTTAAATGGTTTATTCTGGACTTGCCACCCTCGTATAATTTCTTTACGAGTTGAGTCTAGCTATCGTAAATTGGCAGTTGAG CCTTTGCTGAATAAATTGGTGGATATGGACAAATATTTGAGACATCCTTTGAAACGGATTGAAGTTGAAGAGACTACTATTGGCTTTGATTTCCTCGACGTACAGATGAGACTGTGTTGGTGA
- the LOC141606684 gene encoding uncharacterized protein LOC141606684 isoform X1 has product MPTVRRNSCEKIMGFGENVAKMQRGTSDRISELPEFILHTILSMLDTKEVCRASVLSERWYEAWSSVPVLDFNPAYFGDIDDYDSVQRFVGFVDKTMQRYFTQEYRIREMHLTLPEVDEKLKKLVDKWIMIAVQNQIQKLEIEVDSEIIYRLPEILFCAKSLKYLDCMDIGLPYYETMELVSLEYLTLESTDVDVKMLQRIISSCPLVELDIASDFIDKISLPWMRNVDAVEGRGRGTMQSYLASPLRKFVYSYTAALGFNFSWPWNMNVAALKNLRMLEICFVSITDDIVSELASGLIALESLVLESCLMLKCIKISSISLKEFRIGDVKGVMNHQFPNEHGLDLMKVTIDAPNLLNFSYNWKMETSLSLIRVPVHCTAHFFPLVVDAITTVWFVKLKKFLTETNFFKSLVMDMRLSYQIVVEEDQLNNVVTDPPYKLRELKLLETHPWNSTESSLTAFLDGLFWCCRPDVLSITTVLKNAVWVKLIFRILREKVNCWKNPLKSIEFEGLEPSQLLSYPHKLEIKLRLSWQ; this is encoded by the exons ATGCCAACTGTTCGACGAAATTCCTGTGAGAAAATCATGGGGTTTGGGGAAAATGTAGCGAAGATGCAAAGGGGTACAAGTGATAGGATTTCGGAGCTCCCGGAATTTATACTACATACTATTCTCTCAATGCTTGATACTAAAGAGGTGTGTCGCGCTAGTGTATTGTCTGAGAGGTGGTACGAAGCTTGGTCTTCTGTTCCGGTTTTGGATTTTAACCCTGCCTACTTTGGTGATATTGACGACTATGATTCAGTTCAACGCTTTGTGGGGTTCGTAGACAAGACTATGCAAAGATACTTTACGCAGGAGTATAGAATAAGGGAGATGCATCTTACACTACCCGAGGTTGATGAAAAGCTAAAAAAATTGGTTGATAAATGGATAATGATCGCTGTGCAAAACCAAATCCAGAAATTGGAAATCGAGGTTGATAGTGAAATTATATACCGGCTGCCTGAGATTCTATTTTGTGCTAAATCGCTGAAATATTTGGATTGTATGGATATTGGGCTACCATATTATGAGACTATGGAGCTCGTCTCTCTCGAATATTTGACTTTAGAGTCGACAGATGTAGATGTCAAAATGCTTCAAAGAATTATCTCATCCTGCCCCTTGGTTGAATTAGATATTGCAAGTGATTTCATTGATAAGATTTCACTTCCGTGGATGAGAAATGTTGATGCAGTTGAAGGCCGTGGTAGGGGAACAATGCAATCCTACCTAGCATCTCCGCTTCGAAAATTTGTTTATAGTTATACCGCTGCTCTTGGTTTTAATTTCTCGTGGCCATGGAACATGAATGTGGCTGCACTGAAAAACCTGAGGATGCTGGAGATTTGTTTTGTTTCTATTACAGATGATATTGTTTCTGAGTTGGCATCTGGGCTTATAGCATTAGAAAGTTTAGTATTGGAGTCGTGTTTAATGCTGAAATGCATTAAGATCTCAAGCATTTCGTTGAAGGAATTTCGAATTGGAGATGTCAAAGGGGTGATGAATCATCAATTTCCAAATGAACATGGCCTAGACTTGATGAAGGTTACAATTGACGCCCCTAACTTACTCAACTTTTCGTACAACTGGAAAATGGAGACTTCTCTCTCGCTAATCCGAGTGCCAGTTCATTGTACTGCTCATTTCTTTCCATTGGTGGTGGATGCCATAACCACTGTTTGGTTTGTTAAGCTAAAGAAATTTCTCACTGAAACGAACTTCTTCAAATCTCTAGTGATGGACATGCGTCTCTCTTATCAG ATTGTGGTAGAAGAGGACCAGCTAAACAATGTGGTTACTGACCCACCGTACAAACTTAGAGAGTTAAAGCTGCTTGAAACACACCCTTGGAATTCTACAGAATCTTCACTTACGGCGTTTCTGGATGGACTGTTTTGGTGTTGCCGCCCTGATGTGCTGTCAATAACAACAGTTTTAAAGAATGCAGTCTGGGTCAAG TTAATCTTCAGAATCCTCAGGGAAAAAGTGAATTGCTGGAAGAATCCTTTGAAAAGCATTGAATTTGAAGGCTTGGAACCCTCTCAATTACTTTCATATCCACACAAGCTTGAGATCAAGCTCAGGTTGTCTTGGCAGTGA
- the LOC141606684 gene encoding putative F-box protein At1g49610 isoform X2, whose amino-acid sequence MPTVRRNSCEKIMGFGENVAKMQRGTSDRISELPEFILHTILSMLDTKEVCRASVLSERWYEAWSSVPVLDFNPAYFGDIDDYDSVQRFVGFVDKTMQRYFTQEYRIREMHLTLPEVDEKLKKLVDKWIMIAVQNQIQKLEIEVDSEIIYRLPEILFCAKSLKYLDCMDIGLPYYETMELVSLEYLTLESTDVDVKMLQRIISSCPLVELDIASDFIDKISLPWMRNVDAVEGRGRGTMQSYLASPLRKFVYSYTAALGFNFSWPWNMNVAALKNLRMLEICFVSITDDIVSELASGLIALESLVLESCLMLKCIKISSISLKEFRIGDVKGVMNHQFPNEHGLDLMKVTIDAPNLLNFSYNWKMETSLSLIRVPVHCTAHFFPLVVDAITTVWFVKLKKFLTETNFFKSLVMDMRLSYQNLHLRRFWMDCFGVAALMCCQ is encoded by the exons ATGCCAACTGTTCGACGAAATTCCTGTGAGAAAATCATGGGGTTTGGGGAAAATGTAGCGAAGATGCAAAGGGGTACAAGTGATAGGATTTCGGAGCTCCCGGAATTTATACTACATACTATTCTCTCAATGCTTGATACTAAAGAGGTGTGTCGCGCTAGTGTATTGTCTGAGAGGTGGTACGAAGCTTGGTCTTCTGTTCCGGTTTTGGATTTTAACCCTGCCTACTTTGGTGATATTGACGACTATGATTCAGTTCAACGCTTTGTGGGGTTCGTAGACAAGACTATGCAAAGATACTTTACGCAGGAGTATAGAATAAGGGAGATGCATCTTACACTACCCGAGGTTGATGAAAAGCTAAAAAAATTGGTTGATAAATGGATAATGATCGCTGTGCAAAACCAAATCCAGAAATTGGAAATCGAGGTTGATAGTGAAATTATATACCGGCTGCCTGAGATTCTATTTTGTGCTAAATCGCTGAAATATTTGGATTGTATGGATATTGGGCTACCATATTATGAGACTATGGAGCTCGTCTCTCTCGAATATTTGACTTTAGAGTCGACAGATGTAGATGTCAAAATGCTTCAAAGAATTATCTCATCCTGCCCCTTGGTTGAATTAGATATTGCAAGTGATTTCATTGATAAGATTTCACTTCCGTGGATGAGAAATGTTGATGCAGTTGAAGGCCGTGGTAGGGGAACAATGCAATCCTACCTAGCATCTCCGCTTCGAAAATTTGTTTATAGTTATACCGCTGCTCTTGGTTTTAATTTCTCGTGGCCATGGAACATGAATGTGGCTGCACTGAAAAACCTGAGGATGCTGGAGATTTGTTTTGTTTCTATTACAGATGATATTGTTTCTGAGTTGGCATCTGGGCTTATAGCATTAGAAAGTTTAGTATTGGAGTCGTGTTTAATGCTGAAATGCATTAAGATCTCAAGCATTTCGTTGAAGGAATTTCGAATTGGAGATGTCAAAGGGGTGATGAATCATCAATTTCCAAATGAACATGGCCTAGACTTGATGAAGGTTACAATTGACGCCCCTAACTTACTCAACTTTTCGTACAACTGGAAAATGGAGACTTCTCTCTCGCTAATCCGAGTGCCAGTTCATTGTACTGCTCATTTCTTTCCATTGGTGGTGGATGCCATAACCACTGTTTGGTTTGTTAAGCTAAAGAAATTTCTCACTGAAACGAACTTCTTCAAATCTCTAGTGATGGACATGCGTCTCTCTTATCAG AATCTTCACTTACGGCGTTTCTGGATGGACTGTTTTGGTGTTGCCGCCCTGATGTGCTGTCAATAA